Part of the Melitaea cinxia chromosome 6, ilMelCinx1.1, whole genome shotgun sequence genome is shown below.
cattgctatggcccatgtttctcggagacaatcgatgttttaggagtagcctaacctaacatttggtttttggtttttcgttaacacggtttaaagggcatctatcctactcactattttcatggtgaggcaactatccatataggtaggcatctatcctcaaaaaaaggggttcacgaaaagctaatttctgcttaatctgcattggctaggttaaaaaaaatagtcataattcaacataaaggattgagctagctacattaataaaaattattcgtataaaaatcatatttttaaaattaggtggctatttcaaaaagtgaggcatctatcccggttttaccctacagttatcaggacagtctagcagggagtccatttctacacagtggagcagtcgtaagtaataggaaatagttaattagtagttaattattagaagttaataaataagattttattgataataatgattaattaataaaattaaataaataaaattaattaatatttaaagtaaaaacaaaaattaataatacattggaaaaaatgaACGgaaataaatgtcataataattatgttaagtaacatatttataatatcaattcgctttttttgttaaacaattttttcaagaatatacattcgtattttttaaaaggaccagCCCGatccggctgatcaggatgagatgagatttcctgatctggacccgatcaggaagtCTCATCTCATcttgatcaggtccagacaaatcatctgcgttacaagccttatctagtcctgatcaggcatgcctggtccggtctttctaaggaagacgaaaaaatttctactcgggtacatTTCGTATAAATATAAGGAAATTCACGtttcattaattttcttatacACTTATAATTAGCATATTTATCCTGAACGATGCTTTTAAAACAATACGTATATAAAATGGCCATAAACTGTTTACTAAATTAAAGATGTAAAACCGGTTCCGGCGCATCAAGAATTTGCAACTCCTGTCAATCaactacatacaaaaataaattaacgaaaGCCAGAAGATCCTGGTTGCCATGTCTGTattattaatacgctaaggtgcgtcccttttcagaaaaaaacttcacaattactcttactactaataaattaaataccattttatagataattgcttgctctaccggcatcaacaactaaaaaatttattttcgcttttgtttttgtacattaattaattattaaaattacttaaatgaCGGCTGTAATTTAGAAACAACGTCAACTGATTGACGatcgttagtttttttttacttatttagtacgaattattcgcacgggtattgctagttataATGAATTATAGTGTcgcatttttttatgtagagTGAAATAAAAACTCCATGAGAGCAATTCTTCTAAATGTAGAAAGTGTTTTGAGATCGTTTAAGCttagatgataatttttttaaaattttgatatcaGAATGTGAAGttagttttactttttatttgatgtatatttcattattttatgtcAACAGATTATGCTTACACCCTGGACAGTAGGAAATATTAGTTAATATCCtactttttcttttcatttaagTAGAACTCTTCGTGTGTGACTGATTTTACACTTTTATTCATAATGTTACATTTGGGGCATgtgttattgtataattatttttgttcataatTGTCATACttctaaattatttcaattattgatGTAAAGGGTCTTTATTGACTAAAGTGTGTCCCAATATGCtagatttaataaattatcaatatatGTCAAACAGAATTTTGAACAAACATGGGCAGTAACCACTCGACACGAGCGACTCACTTCCACCGCCAAGAAGCAAAGAAACCCTCTGAGGAAATACTATCAGACGAGCCTCACAtcaatatttctaataaaatggtaaaacacttaatttattacaatgtaaAATTACGTTTTAAGGTTGAAGCTTGGACCAAATTAAAACGCTCAACGTAAGAAAGTTATTTGAAGTGTGTTGTGTGTATGAGTTTGAGGAAGAATGACTCATCTGGCAATTAAACTTgtagcatttaaataaagaacctATGTCAAACTGATATTACCTACATTTTTGTTATCAATGTTTttagcatttaaataaagaacctATGTCAAACTGATATTACctacatttttgttattatttttttttaccaattaaatAAAGAACCTATGTCAAACTGATATTACCTACATTTTGGTTATCACTGTTTTCTTTCATTATATATCTTTATTGTCGCTACATCCGACTTACAATCAAGAATTAGACTTTAGATTTAAAAGTAGACGTCCGTCCATCTTTCTCTTAGTTagatttaattcaaaataacattttttttatatttctaggtcggtaaacaagcatacggtttatctgatggtaagcgattaccgtatcttatagacgtaagcaacaccagaagcatcgcaagcccgttgccgaccctatccccaattttcCCCCAAAAGCTCTGGTACAACAGGCATACAACATTGACCGtttcacatataaataaatgttctcAGCATATTATTGGActcttttcaaatatattacagCGGAATCACGAATGCATGCATTCAAGTGacttttaagaatattaaatgaGTATGGcacataataaaatgtttagtcGTGGGTTAACTAATTATTCAGTAACCACATCCGTGCTCTAATGAGCACGCTGAGAACAAGTTCAAggcgtttttttatatataaccttTTTTCAAATGCAATTCATTTTCGCACACACtaatccaataataataataattgtgtttgctggcaaacgaaaacaaccgacttcaatcaaatcgacaagtaatacaacgtaggtagacgtagaaatagtcaagtaaatacgcattattaaagattactccaaaagttgtaatcatatctcgatgaaatttaaatgtggccacatgataaacaacggctttcgattaaattaaaaatcatcaaaatcggtacacccagtaaaatgttatgcggattttcacgggtttccctcgatttctctgggatcccatcatcagatcctagtttccttatcatggtaccacacctgggatatctcctttccaacaaaaaaaaaaagaattatcaaaatgaaGGTTGAAAAGTGGAAATAATTGAAgtgtttacaaaaattatacatattaatacgctaaggtttaagatgtttgcttccctttttaaaaaaagcctcacaatcaaatcaaaaaatacCAATggttcgcgggttcgattcccgctcggaatgaatatttgtatttctacaaatgTTTCTtaccggtttggatgtctgtccttgtgggtctccccatcgtgcctctgGAAACACATTAAGGTGTCAGTCTAGACTGGATTTTTTATAACATGgggatatataaaaaatatccagTCTAGACCGAAAATAGCAGAGCACTCACAGCTGTCAGTAGGATAAAAAGTGATActgatttaatgtaaatatttattaggttGAGAGGCTAGTCGAAGATGCGACGATAACCAGCGAAGCGGTCACAGGATCTTCAAACCCAAGAGGAGATTACAAAGAGaagatttttattgaaaaacttaAGTGTATGGATGACAAGCACACTGAGAGATGCGGGTGAGAtacaattttgattaaaaaagattaaaattatatttttatcttggAAGGTTTGATTAATTAGTCCCTTTTAcagtcaataatttttatttccgttctcctaacaagttttatttcgaaaatatagCCTTTTACTTACAGAAAATACAGCCTAACACCCCAAAATTCAAACTATGTAAAAGGCCTACGTATAAAAATagccttataacttttttttaataattacgtaaaatataaaacagttgCGCTGACATTTTTAAGTGGATATggaaccattttttttttaatttcatttaaaaaaatcttgtatTAATCGACCGACTTCTGAAATATGTAGTCCAAAGATGACTTGCAATTACTTATATTCgtatgtttttttctttcgaTTAGTTTACTTTACTACTTCTCGATTCATACTTAAATGTTATTGTAagtttttatctaatatataaaattctcgtgtcgcggtgtttgtagttaaattcctccgaaacggcttgaccgattctcatgattTTGTGCTCATATtgggtctgagaatcaaacaacatctatttttcataccccaaagTTAAAAgggggaggattaagggggtggttaatagcatatatggcaaaacaacgtttgcggggtcagctagtacctatatacctatataatatttcatcggtataattatatacttctatttttcttgtttttctttGTTACTACGCTAATTACTTTGTGAATTGTTTTTTGATTGTATTGACCTTGTatgaaataaacatataataattattataataaatttgagtAAAGATAGgtacctataaataataaaggtaGGTAAGTGCCTATCTTTAATGTGGAAAAATTACTGCGAAGTATGCcaggtatttatatttataataatttccttATCCTTAATGAAATGACAGTTATAGTAGCCGTAGCATGTACTCATCGCATAAATTAcgttttttaaagaatttttatgaaCTCCCATACGTGCTGTAAACGAGCAATTAGTTcgattgaaattttatataattatgttatttaggGCTCCGTATCGAAAACAATGAAACGGTTATCTTCgcttacattaattaataacaagaGTTCAGAGTTTTCtcaataatttttgaagtaaaacttctttaggtaGGCACGCTTGACgataagtgtgatcgggcgaggcgaacgtaAGTTGAGGGgcgatataagttagtgaagatagaaatagAGAAGGTTACGTTTCGTATTACTGTAAGGGCAACCAAGaattttttacttcagtcgtgtagtgtAAAGcacagtcgtttttttttttaatggactGGATGTGCAGTGTAAAAGACTCCGATAACCGAAACAATCCGATAAATACACAATCGTGTTAATAGAAtagttttttcaataaaaaagtatttaagaaataaataaataataataccttaCTAATTTTCTTTGTATATCGTTAACATATTTTATCAGAAAAATCCACgagcttttttaaaattataccttATTggcttatataaaattaaatttgaattaattagctttttataaattaatttaattttttttaataatatttatattataacacaaCAAAATAAGCATCTCGGATACAATGACGATTCACGTTAGAGTGAGGTTTACGATTCCATAGATAtcttcttctataatataaaaatgagtcgctgaatgtgttgctaagcgcaaaactcgagaacggttggaccgatttcgctaattcttttttttaaatattccttgaagtacgaggatggttctcacggagagaaaaattctaaaaaaaaaaaataataaaattaaagaatcgactgttaggcaaTACGAagtcgccgggtcagctagtttcgtaataaatattgaagaaaaaaaaacacgtaaggTATCACACaacacatttattataaatatattttattttattataccgaTAAATTGTAAGGAACTCAGTTAAATGAATTATGTAGAAGAAGCCTATTACAATGTTAATGAATATACCGAagaataaacaatatattattaattcaacTGCGTTCTTTATGATAATAGGAGgtgccataaaaaaaaataaggttgaAGCGCTGAACTCGAGAATGAACCCGGATTGAGATAACCATCGACTAGCAATAATCGTTTTGAATACTATAGAATGGTCAGTAATGTAACGTAAATACTTTAACtagttattttattctataggTTTAAAAGCCAAAGGTTCAGTTCATTTGCTGACTATAAGCATGAAGTCTTGATATCCACTAAATAAATGATCCACTAAATAAGCATGAAATCTCGAAAATTACTCGatctaaaaagtttaaattgtgTATGTATTTCGAGATAGATCATGAGTAAGACAGGTCAGTTAAAGGAGGATTTTGGCAAGTTTTTTTTTCCGTTATGGGGTAGGATGGAGTATAAAGCTTGCTTGgaacttatttattaactatagaataaaaaataaaaaagttggtATTAGGgctgttgaattttttttactcaCCTTATGGTAAACGACTACCGTGTCTTATAGACGCCTCCACCACCAGAGGCATACCAAGTGCGTTttcaaccctacccccaatcgccccaagagctctggtcactactcaccacagaaacataaCACAAGCAGTGTCCGCACAGGACCACCACACCACCCACTACTTtacagcagtattatttagcttctgtaaggtcgaagtacttcgcctgtcgggctgctccagattttgaacaagatttttcctgatgtgccctacattggaaagtatttaaaaattaaatctgtGCCTCCTGTGAAAATCgatataagtcgagttataaACTTTTTGTGATTTGAACATGGGCATtgtcagaaataaataaatattttttttttttgaatatcatatcaaaaattgaccgctccagcggggttcaaacccgcgtctccgactgatgtacccactagatcgaaatttttgatatgatgattcttatattcggtttaagcgaaccgtggcgccgtctatagtgagctctttacagaaacccgtaactattcaaagtttcataataacaatgaaaatctttgacaggaaacgacaccgtgctattttgtaatatctacgattttatttttgtgtaacccacacattaggaattctaaacatttttttttttgaatatcatatcaaaaattgaccgccccagcggggttcgaacccgcgtctcctttcctaatgtgggtaacacaaaaataaaatcatagatattataaataacgaATTTCTTGGTCTAATTTACGttcttgtatgtatatataaattaattcgataataaaacacattagtaaaaatatacaaaacatctCGACtgctttttaatattctttattgcaatCATACGAAGTCGGGAGCAATTTGCTAGTGCGTTAGGATTTTCTTGACACTTATATAGCTAAAATAATATGCCGTGTGGCTACAAcgtcaaagaatatagccaccctctctctttccgtgggtgtcgtaagaggcgactaagggatagcatagttccactaccaccttggaacttataaagccgaccgatggcgaacTCCCGAACATCATACGGGCTGTCTGGCTGGCGGTAGTGTTTGCGTTCATCAGTGCGCATCGTACctgaaatttttgttttcacGACGTCGCTAGCTCTGGTACCATATCATATTAGTAGTGGCGATTGAATCGAAAgagtttgattattttatagtaatttaatagACTTCCATATAAAAAACACCTTGAATATTGTCGTTAAGCTTTTTtataatacgtaaaaaaaaaaacaagtaggTTCTTACTTTTCCAAGAAATGATGAGACAATTGTGTCCGTTAAAacctgttattataataatatattatttataaattgtatgaaatataaattgtgtcatgatatttgttttattaaacacgaattaattatttgattattattttaatttatacacttgttgtatccgcGGCCTTGTTAAAtcgaaacatttaaattttaagtaactatTTGAATCGTTTAATCAATGATAAtgcatgcaaatttttattttggctattattttttactaagaaaaaacgagtgtgctttagaccagacgactgaagtaaaacttttttagctcctgcagtaatgtataaaatgtgagtctctttctatcttcactaacttatatcaccCACTCAACTtacgttcgcctcgctcgatcacacttttcgtaacgctctcgtcacgcattcaccagcttactcaccaaGTCGAGTTGCGTAAAAAATGGTTTAACgtcaaaaaatgtaaatttagcCATAACCTTTTTGGGTTCACTCCCTTAATTACGATATAACgcgtgtattataaaaaattacgatGAGTGGAAACGTATGAAACGACTGACAGTAACGATCACTGATGTTGACGCTTTGTGAGGTTCTACAGCGTTTTAAACTGTTCATGTAAGCTATAGGTATAATACTCAAGACTATCATGTATGTTGATAGGGATTTAactgtggtagggcacagcaggcctgctcaaaatatagagtaGCACGACtcagtatctcgaccttacagaagatcacagctaaataataggtACTGCGTTCAaacagtgttttgttcctgttggtgagtaatgtgaccagaggGCCTGGcggaaattggggatagggttggcaacgcgtttgtgatgcttctgctgttgcagacgtctataaagctacagtaatcgcttaccatcaggcgagccgtacgttTCTCGTactcgttatatataaaaaagggtaTGGAAGGTTGCGAGTTCATTAACTCGCAACCTTCCATAcccttttttcattaaatttcattaaatgacAGAATGATTTAAAAGCAAGGCAATGTTATACTTTTTGACTCTAAGTTCCCATGACATCATGCATTGTAATCATCATTGCAATTGATGCGTACTAACCAGGTGTAACAAGAAAAGTGACCAGTAGTAGTTTATATAGTAGTAgtttaaatagttaatttttaagaatttgatcgatgatttttatttatatagttaacttttaagaatttaattggtaatttttatttatatagttaatttttaagaaattaattgatgatttttatttatataattgatttttaagaatttaattgtaTGAGTTTCAACTTTTTtgattatttgaattattatttgaatttgtatGTCATTTTTTACTTTCTGCTTCTTGTTTGTATTGGTTATTGGTGGAAACTTAACTGGTCTGTGCGATATATCTTagtaatcttttattatttgtgttatgttgtactgtttgtttcccaaatacaaataaataaaataaaataaagtacctTTACGaggaaaaagaagaaaaagtatATTCATACATGATAACGTTCGAAGTCATATTAGGCaattagtgaaaaaaaattaagaaacggtTATGTGGGAAATTTTACCATTCCCTCTGTGTTTGCCGAACATGGCTCTTTCAGATTAGTGGTTGTTTAGACAGACGGATCATGATTTAGCAAGTcaatatttcagttttttttttcgaaaaattaaaaaaaaaaacgaactcaAAAGATGAGATTTATTTCGAAATCGATTTCGAAAATTGACTGAGAGATAGGGAAAAGGTACTGTCAAACTTTGTTTGACAATACCTACTTTGAGTAACCTGTATAGTAGTGtacatttttttccaaattaGCACTTTTTGCACCCAAAATATGGACCAAACTAATTCGTAGGTCCAatgcttaaaattaataataatttgattacataatttaacagaacatgttaattttaaaacatcacGGTATCTACTtagttttttaagaaataaactcTAGTCGTATGTGAGTGCTGGCACacgtcattttttctttttttctaaattcaaaattaattttattatctgtcATAAGAGTTAGCGCACATAAATTCAAGAGTATCGTTTTCtttgactatattttattaatgttatactgTCAGTAATGTAGACgaattgttgaaataaaaaatatatttatttttagttaaattttgttatattatattaatttatgagTAAAGCAGTctgccattttttttattattttacattaattaacaGCGGTCCAGCAATTTCGTCTCGAAGCcagtttcttataaaaaaaaataagcacattcttattattttaattttaataaaatcttaaatataaaattctcgtgtcacaatgttagttaacaaaCTCCTtttaaaccgatttttatgaaattttatgtgcatatcgggtaggttggagaatcggccaacacctatttttcacacccctaagttataaaggggtggggattttttattattatatataattgatatacatacaCGGGCTTTTAAAACCAatgtcctttttttatttaacatcatTGTTCAAGTTCGACTAAatgagacgtgagtccaccgaccggttcatATTCTAACgtatgatacatttttttttatatatgtataactattctattatttattctagatgtataaatttactatgattttttgttttttttttacaattatatttttcttttttattaaagttagaTATTTTACATAATGATATCTTCCATTATCTAAACGAACAACACAttttcctaataataatatacttaaatctaacttaatcttacattatttacatgcgtaaaggttttcttaaaaatacatattttaatattatatcatatcaccaccaagcaaagcaacctattcgcATTTTACTTTAACATTAGGAGTGGCGatcaagggggttaataacatatatggcaaaacaacgtttgcgggctcagctagtattatgtatataaattatgtaactgaaggcaagaataataaataaatatctatttgtCCGACATTTTTAAAACGACACCTAGTTTTGAATTTAGTTGATAGCCTAtaactgtttttaatatttaattatttatattgtttttttgagTGCATGCACGGATACtcctttaaatataagaatCGAATACCTAAAAGAGAattgaaaaccaaaaaaaaaaaattcattttctccagaatatctttaaattactaaaatagcTAAAACACtaaataggtatatttagaATAATCtagctaataaataattaacccACGCTTAAAACTAGTTACCGCAggaacataaattttaatttaacaatcttttctaaaatatttttgttgatattttatattttatacctcattttttttattacataattaagtcAATGTGTTAtgatataagaaataaatgtgtataaaaagCGTATAGTTACctcttattataatttaacattcagtataacttgaaaataaatgtaataatcatCTACTGCTGTTTCAGCTTAACCGCAGAAGAAGTAAACGCACTAATGACGCGAGTAGAATTGCGTACATCACATATGGCGTACGAAGAACCAGTCTGTGAAgatgttaaagataaaataatcgAATGCTATGACTCTACAGATCCCTCCGAAATCATCAAATGCTGGGATACTATTGGTGAgtgttacaaaataacaaaatcattatttaccTACtcctttcatttttattttccgTGGATAATTATGTCATCGGATAAAACTTCGTAAGTTGACCTAAccgccaaaaaatatataaattacgcgtcacgttgtcacgtgtttgtccgcgatgaactcct
Proteins encoded:
- the LOC123654802 gene encoding uncharacterized protein LOC123654802 translates to MGSNHSTRATHFHRQEAKKPSEEILSDEPHINISNKMVERLVEDATITSEAVTGSSNPRGDYKEKIFIEKLKCMDDKHTERCGLTAEEVNALMTRVELRTSHMAYEEPVCEDVKDKIIECYDSTDPSEIIKCWDTIGVFTQCVQDASAKRLIERTTKEAEALAQRSRRVARAREHALKDLGPSL